One segment of Streptosporangium brasiliense DNA contains the following:
- a CDS encoding dipeptide ABC transporter ATP-binding protein, with product MSTADGSENARGPADADRVLSIRDLSVEIRRGERGVRPVSDVSLVLNRGETLGIVGETGSGKSMTGLAIMGMLPAGGRVTGGSIVLGGKELVGLPAAQYRAVRGNDVAMVFQDSMTALNPTRRIGDQVAEPVRLHHGASKRAARRSAEEMLALVGLPRPAERLDDYPHQLSGGMRQRVMIAMALVCEPRVVIADEPTTALDVTIQAEILELLDDLRSRLGMSMILITHDMGVIARHADRVGVMYGGRVAETAPTPVLFSRTRHRYTHALLSSIPSLTHDRREELFSISGAPPDLTVAQVGCPFAPRCDAATDRCREERPAPSVAEDGHAYACRHPVSGPTARVRSRFATPPAVLPEQGAVPRLRVVDLRREYPAGGAGFLGGRRTVKAVSGVSFEVAAGETFGLVGESGCGKSSLGRMLVALDRPTSGEVIFDGESVTRMSARAFGPRRTQLQMMFQDSNASLDPRMRIGTILREPLAIQGVGSRAQRTVRARELLHDVGLPASVMERYPYELSGGQRQRVGLARALALDPKVLVADEPVSALDVSIRSQVLNLMRRLQLERGLSSVVISHDLAVVRYLADRVGVMYLGKLVEVGTAEEVYGAAAHPYTAGLLAAVPDADPEARRPEGTARVRGELPSPIDPPSGCRFRTRCALATDRCAGTEPPLQAVTGTHQVACHHPLRRGDSHS from the coding sequence GTGAGCACGGCCGATGGTTCCGAGAACGCGCGCGGGCCCGCGGATGCCGATCGTGTGCTGAGCATCCGCGACCTGTCGGTCGAGATCCGGCGCGGCGAAAGGGGCGTCCGCCCCGTCTCGGACGTCAGCCTCGTGCTGAACCGCGGCGAGACCCTGGGCATCGTCGGTGAGACCGGATCCGGCAAGTCCATGACCGGTCTCGCGATCATGGGCATGCTGCCGGCCGGCGGCCGGGTGACCGGCGGATCGATCGTCCTGGGCGGCAAGGAACTCGTCGGGCTTCCCGCGGCGCAGTACCGGGCCGTCCGCGGCAACGACGTCGCGATGGTGTTCCAGGACTCGATGACGGCGTTGAACCCGACCCGGCGGATCGGTGATCAGGTCGCCGAGCCGGTGCGGCTGCACCATGGCGCGTCGAAGCGGGCCGCGCGTCGAAGCGCCGAGGAGATGCTCGCCCTGGTCGGGCTGCCGCGGCCGGCCGAGCGGCTGGACGACTATCCGCACCAGCTCTCGGGCGGCATGCGGCAACGCGTGATGATCGCGATGGCGCTGGTGTGCGAGCCGCGGGTCGTCATCGCCGACGAGCCGACCACGGCGCTCGATGTCACGATCCAGGCGGAGATCCTCGAGCTTCTCGATGACCTCAGGTCCCGGCTGGGCATGTCGATGATCCTCATCACGCACGACATGGGGGTGATCGCCCGGCATGCCGACCGCGTCGGGGTGATGTACGGCGGACGCGTGGCCGAGACCGCCCCGACGCCTGTGCTCTTCAGCCGGACGCGGCACCGCTACACGCACGCGCTGCTGTCCTCGATCCCTTCGCTCACCCACGACAGGCGTGAGGAGCTCTTCAGCATCTCGGGCGCGCCGCCGGACCTGACCGTGGCTCAGGTGGGCTGCCCTTTCGCGCCGCGCTGTGACGCCGCGACGGATCGCTGCCGCGAGGAGCGGCCGGCACCGTCGGTGGCGGAGGACGGCCATGCCTACGCGTGCCGGCATCCGGTCTCCGGTCCGACGGCCAGGGTCCGCTCACGGTTCGCCACCCCGCCGGCGGTCCTCCCCGAGCAGGGAGCGGTGCCGCGGTTACGCGTCGTCGACCTCAGACGCGAGTACCCGGCGGGCGGCGCGGGGTTCCTCGGCGGGCGCCGAACCGTGAAGGCGGTGTCCGGCGTGAGCTTCGAGGTGGCGGCCGGTGAGACGTTCGGGCTCGTCGGAGAGTCGGGCTGCGGCAAGTCCTCCCTGGGCAGGATGCTCGTGGCCCTGGACCGGCCCACCTCCGGTGAGGTGATCTTCGACGGCGAGTCGGTCACCCGGATGAGCGCACGCGCGTTCGGGCCGCGCCGTACCCAGCTGCAGATGATGTTCCAGGACTCGAACGCCTCCCTCGACCCCCGGATGCGCATCGGCACGATCCTGCGTGAGCCCCTGGCGATCCAGGGCGTCGGAAGCCGCGCCCAGCGGACCGTCCGTGCCCGCGAGTTGCTGCACGACGTGGGTCTGCCCGCGAGCGTCATGGAGCGCTACCCCTACGAGCTCTCGGGGGGACAGCGCCAGCGGGTGGGCCTGGCCCGCGCGCTCGCCCTGGACCCGAAGGTGCTGGTCGCCGACGAGCCGGTCAGCGCGCTGGACGTCTCCATCCGCTCCCAGGTGCTCAACCTGATGCGCCGCCTCCAGCTTGAGCGCGGGCTCAGCAGTGTGGTGATCTCACACGACCTCGCGGTCGTGCGGTACCTGGCCGACCGGGTCGGCGTCATGTACCTGGGCAAGCTTGTCGAGGTCGGCACGGCCGAGGAGGTGTACGGCGCCGCCGCCCACCCCTACACCGCGGGGCTGCTCGCCGCGGTCCCGGACGCGGACCCGGAGGCGCGACGGCCGGAGGGGACCGCGAGGGTGCGCGGCGAGCTGCCGAGCCCCATCGATCCGCCCAGCGGCTGCCGGTTCCGCACCCGGTGCGCGCTGGCAACCGACCGGTGCGCCGGGACGGAGCCTCCCTTGCAGGCGGTCACCGGCACCCACCAGGTCGCCTGCCACCACCCGTTGCGGAGAGGGGATTCGCACTCATGA
- a CDS encoding serine hydrolase domain-containing protein, which yields MSKLDEVGTWLQHRLPDLLTENQVPGAAVAVCAGDETVEAAAGMLSTVTGVEATVDALFQIGSITKVLTTTLAMQLVDEGKLDLDAPVRAYLPEFRIADERAAERITVRQLMCHVAGFEGDIFTDTGKGDDCLEKYLGTLHQVPQLFEPGEMFSYNNAGYCVLGRIVEVVRGQPFDICLRTHLFSPLGLTHAANDPYEAIVHRTAVGHIERTPGGPLEPTPVWALARSNAPAGSMLAMRPRDLLAFTRMHLAGGLGPDGTPVLSRAGVRAMQQPQVTLPDINQGTAWGLGWELFDLPGGPVFGHDGNTIGQSAFLRAVPGHDVAVAILTNGGLPRRVHAEIAGRVLHELAGVELPGEPMPDPAAPPVDAFRYAGTYMSSTCETAVSQDEQGRLWLERIPIGITAELDELPYRTELVAWRGDTFLPVEPERGARAPLAFLGDDGAGRAVYLHTGRADRRVNL from the coding sequence GTGTCGAAGCTGGATGAGGTCGGTACGTGGTTGCAACACCGGTTGCCTGACCTGCTCACCGAGAACCAGGTGCCCGGAGCGGCCGTAGCGGTCTGCGCCGGTGATGAGACGGTCGAGGCCGCGGCGGGGATGCTGAGCACGGTTACCGGCGTCGAGGCCACGGTCGACGCCCTCTTCCAGATCGGCTCGATCACCAAGGTGTTGACCACGACGCTGGCCATGCAGCTGGTCGACGAGGGGAAGCTGGACCTCGACGCTCCGGTGCGGGCCTATCTCCCCGAGTTCCGGATCGCCGACGAGCGGGCAGCGGAGCGGATCACCGTACGGCAGCTGATGTGTCATGTCGCGGGTTTCGAGGGCGACATCTTCACCGACACCGGTAAGGGCGACGACTGCCTCGAGAAGTATCTGGGCACTCTGCACCAGGTGCCGCAGCTGTTCGAGCCCGGCGAGATGTTCTCGTACAACAACGCCGGCTACTGCGTGCTGGGCCGGATCGTCGAGGTCGTCCGGGGACAGCCGTTCGACATCTGCCTGAGGACGCACCTGTTCTCGCCCCTGGGCCTGACCCATGCCGCGAACGATCCGTACGAGGCGATCGTCCACCGCACGGCGGTGGGACACATCGAGCGGACGCCGGGTGGCCCGCTTGAGCCGACCCCGGTCTGGGCGTTGGCGCGCTCGAACGCGCCGGCCGGGTCGATGCTGGCGATGCGCCCTCGCGACCTGCTGGCCTTCACCCGCATGCACCTCGCCGGCGGCCTGGGGCCGGACGGCACCCCCGTCCTGAGCCGGGCGGGCGTCAGGGCCATGCAGCAGCCACAGGTCACGCTGCCCGACATCAACCAGGGCACCGCCTGGGGCTTGGGGTGGGAGCTCTTCGACCTTCCGGGCGGCCCGGTCTTCGGCCACGACGGTAACACCATCGGCCAGTCGGCGTTCCTGCGCGCGGTGCCGGGGCACGACGTGGCGGTGGCGATCCTCACCAACGGCGGCCTGCCGCGGCGGGTGCACGCCGAGATCGCGGGCCGCGTGCTCCACGAGCTCGCCGGTGTCGAACTGCCCGGGGAGCCGATGCCCGATCCGGCCGCGCCTCCGGTGGACGCGTTCCGGTATGCCGGCACGTACATGTCGAGCACGTGTGAGACCGCGGTGAGCCAGGACGAGCAGGGACGGCTGTGGTTGGAGCGCATTCCCATCGGAATCACCGCCGAGCTGGACGAATTGCCGTATCGGACGGAGTTGGTCGCCTGGCGCGGCGATACGTTCCTGCCGGTCGAACCCGAACGTGGCGCTCGCGCGCCGCTCGCGTTTCTGGGTGACGACGGAGCGGGACGCGCGGTGTATCTGCACACCGGGCGGGCCGACCGGCGGGTGAACCTGTGA
- a CDS encoding FMN-binding negative transcriptional regulator, with translation MYVPHFNAMDDLDEVRALVTSVGSAELITVGDDGYPLATLLPVIWDEDRLVFHMARANPQWRSIQAHAPALAVVTGPQAYISAAWYASKAEHGRTVPTWNYSAVHFTGRLRVHQDADWLLEAVTRLTDRHEQRRDRPWAVGDAPEQYIDRQLRAIVGIEFAIERIEGKAKLSQNRSDADYAGVIEGLRREGGGREHQVADSMAELR, from the coding sequence ATGTACGTCCCGCATTTCAACGCCATGGACGACCTCGACGAGGTCCGCGCGCTGGTCACCTCGGTCGGATCGGCCGAGCTCATCACCGTGGGGGACGACGGATACCCGCTGGCCACCCTGCTGCCGGTGATCTGGGACGAGGACCGGCTCGTCTTCCACATGGCCCGCGCCAATCCGCAGTGGAGGTCCATCCAGGCGCACGCTCCCGCGCTCGCCGTGGTCACCGGCCCCCAGGCCTACATCTCCGCCGCCTGGTACGCCTCCAAGGCCGAGCACGGCCGGACCGTGCCGACCTGGAACTACTCCGCGGTGCACTTCACCGGCCGCCTGCGGGTCCACCAGGACGCCGACTGGCTCCTGGAGGCCGTCACACGGCTCACCGACCGGCACGAACAGCGCCGCGACCGGCCGTGGGCGGTCGGCGACGCCCCCGAGCAGTACATCGACAGGCAGCTGCGGGCCATCGTCGGCATCGAGTTCGCCATCGAGAGGATCGAGGGCAAGGCCAAGCTCAGCCAGAACAGATCCGACGCCGACTACGCCGGGGTCATCGAAGGACTGCGTCGCGAGGGCGGCGGCCGCGAGCACCAGGTCGCCGACTCCATGGCCGAGCTGCGGTGA
- a CDS encoding EamA family transporter — MLALVLALGSSLAYGCADFLGGLGARRAHVLRTVMIAAPASLVVELALWPFLGASWSAQAVGWGALSGVASAAAFALLYRTLAVGPMNILSPMTALVSALLPVAIGLAQGEHLSGPAIAGIPLALAAVVLVSAGPGTRAARPSRSALLLAVGAGTAIAVQLICLDQAPADSGLAPLITGRAVSSAVTIGAALALRGRLGPERPSLPLSAGAGVLDSLANLAFLLAARNGDLAVVAVITALYPAGTILLARAVLSERVHRGQLAGLGTAALAVGLLALS; from the coding sequence GTGCTCGCGCTGGTCCTGGCCCTGGGCAGTTCCCTGGCCTACGGCTGCGCGGACTTCCTGGGGGGCCTGGGGGCCCGCCGGGCCCACGTCCTGCGCACCGTGATGATCGCGGCCCCCGCCAGCCTTGTCGTCGAGCTGGCGCTGTGGCCCTTCCTCGGCGCCTCCTGGTCGGCGCAGGCCGTCGGATGGGGCGCACTGTCGGGTGTGGCCTCGGCAGCGGCCTTCGCCCTGCTCTACCGCACCCTGGCCGTCGGCCCCATGAACATCCTGTCACCGATGACCGCGCTGGTCTCCGCGCTGCTACCGGTCGCCATCGGCCTGGCCCAGGGTGAGCACCTGAGCGGACCGGCCATCGCCGGCATCCCGCTGGCCCTGGCCGCGGTCGTCCTGGTCAGCGCCGGTCCCGGCACGCGCGCCGCCCGTCCCTCCAGGTCCGCGCTGCTCCTGGCCGTCGGCGCGGGCACCGCTATCGCCGTCCAGCTCATCTGCCTGGACCAGGCCCCCGCCGACAGCGGGCTGGCCCCGCTCATCACCGGCCGCGCGGTCTCCTCCGCCGTGACGATCGGCGCGGCCCTCGCCCTGCGCGGACGCCTGGGCCCCGAACGGCCCTCCCTGCCGCTGTCGGCCGGCGCCGGGGTGCTCGACTCCCTGGCCAACCTCGCCTTCCTGCTGGCCGCGCGTAACGGCGACCTGGCCGTCGTCGCCGTCATCACCGCACTGTACCCCGCGGGCACCATCCTGCTGGCCCGCGCCGTACTGTCCGAACGTGTCCACCGCGGCCAGCTCGCCGGGCTGGGCACCGCGGCCCTCGCCGTCGGCCTGCTGGCCCTGAGCTGA
- a CDS encoding helix-turn-helix domain-containing protein → MADAALQAVARNVREARTRAGLSLEQLSARAQVSKGALVALEKAQGNPNLATLVRLADALGLPMSALVQGSSAGSVQIVEAAQVTPLWTGEHGGQARLMLTVPGPAPMEVWRWRLHPGETYPSHPHPAGVLETVSAVDGEMVLMVDGTEHTLAAGATAAFAADVPHAYRGAGTGPCELVMTVTLPAITRAS, encoded by the coding sequence ATGGCGGATGCGGCACTGCAGGCGGTGGCGCGCAACGTGCGGGAGGCACGGACGCGGGCGGGGCTGTCCCTGGAGCAGCTGAGCGCGCGCGCCCAGGTGAGCAAGGGCGCGCTGGTGGCCCTGGAGAAGGCCCAGGGCAATCCCAACCTGGCCACGCTGGTGCGGCTGGCCGACGCGCTCGGCCTGCCGATGTCGGCGCTGGTGCAGGGATCCTCCGCCGGCAGCGTGCAGATCGTCGAGGCCGCACAGGTGACCCCGCTGTGGACCGGTGAGCACGGCGGGCAGGCGCGGCTGATGCTGACCGTGCCGGGCCCGGCGCCCATGGAGGTGTGGCGGTGGCGCCTGCACCCGGGCGAGACCTATCCCAGCCACCCGCACCCGGCCGGGGTCCTGGAGACCGTCAGCGCCGTCGACGGGGAGATGGTCCTGATGGTCGACGGCACCGAGCACACCCTGGCGGCCGGGGCGACCGCCGCGTTCGCCGCCGATGTCCCACACGCCTACCGGGGGGCCGGCACCGGGCCGTGCGAACTGGTCATGACGGTCACCCTGCCCGCCATCACCCGCGCGTCCTGA
- the pdxR gene encoding MocR-like pyridoxine biosynthesis transcription factor PdxR, with protein sequence MSRAKTSPDDRSITSGSDFLQLNIGDAPAGGRSDWLAAQLRLAISDGRLPVGSRLPATRVLAGELRVSRGVVTEAYQRLNEDGHVAGRRRGGTIVVAAPAAAPGAVPPPAPAGPPPTGAVFITAPGPDVFDSLRSAPARIDLSPGVPDLAAFPRAAWLRAERSVLGGLSPSDLGYGDPRGTAALRLAVANWLARNRGIRVDPGEVLVVAGVAQALGLLAQVLRHDGISQVAVEDPGSLGARQHLRNWQLDTPPIPVDSEGVRVDELRAQGAPAVLLTPAHQFPTGVVLGGERRRELMRWADDGGLIVEDDYDAEHRYDRPAVPALRSMLADRVCYAGSVSKLLAPALRVGWMLAPAKYHDALVAAKRYADLGNAVLPQLVLAELMGSGEMERQLRFLRRRHRRRRDAMIDAIRTHLPGAVVHGAAAGLHLMITFAAGFADVDLAAASLARGVKTQPLSWHRQRPDQPGLVLGYAASAPADIAEGVATIGDVLRGLS encoded by the coding sequence ATGAGTAGGGCCAAAACAAGCCCAGATGACCGGTCCATAACCTCCGGGTCCGACTTCCTGCAGCTGAACATCGGCGACGCGCCGGCCGGCGGCCGCTCCGACTGGCTGGCCGCGCAGCTACGGCTCGCGATATCGGACGGCCGCCTGCCGGTGGGCAGCAGGTTGCCGGCCACCCGGGTGCTGGCCGGAGAGCTACGGGTGTCCCGTGGCGTCGTCACCGAGGCGTACCAGCGCCTGAACGAGGACGGGCACGTCGCCGGGCGCAGGCGGGGCGGGACGATCGTCGTCGCCGCTCCGGCGGCGGCGCCGGGGGCCGTGCCGCCGCCCGCACCCGCCGGTCCGCCGCCGACGGGGGCGGTCTTCATCACCGCGCCCGGCCCGGACGTCTTCGACTCGTTGCGGTCGGCTCCGGCCCGGATCGACCTGTCGCCGGGGGTGCCCGACCTGGCCGCGTTCCCGCGGGCGGCGTGGCTGCGCGCCGAACGCTCGGTGCTCGGCGGCCTCTCGCCCTCCGACCTCGGATACGGAGATCCCCGGGGGACGGCCGCGCTGCGCCTGGCCGTCGCGAACTGGCTGGCCCGTAACCGCGGGATCAGGGTGGATCCGGGCGAGGTGCTCGTCGTCGCCGGCGTCGCCCAGGCGCTCGGACTGCTCGCGCAGGTGCTCCGCCATGACGGGATCTCCCAGGTGGCGGTGGAGGATCCCGGCTCGCTCGGAGCCCGCCAGCATCTGCGCAACTGGCAGCTGGACACCCCGCCGATCCCGGTCGACTCCGAAGGGGTCCGTGTCGACGAGCTGCGCGCCCAGGGTGCCCCGGCCGTCCTGCTGACACCGGCGCACCAGTTCCCGACCGGGGTGGTACTCGGCGGCGAGAGGCGTCGCGAGCTGATGCGCTGGGCCGACGACGGCGGTCTGATCGTCGAGGACGACTACGACGCCGAGCACCGCTACGACCGGCCCGCCGTCCCCGCCCTGCGGTCGATGCTCGCCGACCGCGTCTGCTACGCCGGGAGCGTCTCCAAGCTCCTCGCCCCCGCGCTGAGAGTGGGGTGGATGCTCGCGCCGGCGAAATACCACGACGCCCTGGTGGCCGCCAAGCGCTACGCCGATCTCGGCAACGCCGTACTGCCGCAGCTGGTCCTGGCGGAGCTGATGGGATCGGGCGAGATGGAGCGCCAGCTACGTTTCCTCCGCAGGCGTCACCGCCGCCGCCGGGACGCGATGATCGATGCGATCAGGACCCACCTCCCGGGCGCCGTCGTGCACGGCGCCGCGGCGGGCCTGCACCTGATGATCACCTTTGCGGCCGGGTTCGCCGATGTCGACCTCGCCGCCGCGTCGCTCGCGCGGGGGGTGAAGACGCAGCCGCTGTCGTGGCATCGCCAGCGGCCCGATCAGCCGGGGCTCGTCCTGGGCTACGCCGCGAGCGCGCCGGCCGACATCGCCGAAGGCGTGGCGACCATCGGCGACGTCCTGCGGGGACTGTCGTGA
- a CDS encoding LysE family translocator, with amino-acid sequence MSIAFLVTTLVVVATPGTGVVYTLSAGLSRGHRASVVAALGCTLGIVPHAVATVTGLAALLRTSAPAFQVLKYLGVAYLLYMAWATLKDKGAAVVKNQEAVPRPAGRVILSGVLINVLNPKLTVFFLAFLPQFVSAGEPGSPLRMVELSAVFMLITFVVFAAYGIFAASVRDHVTARPRVMIWMGRVFAGSFVALGARLAFADQ; translated from the coding sequence GTGAGCATCGCGTTCCTGGTGACCACGCTCGTCGTGGTCGCCACGCCTGGCACCGGCGTCGTCTACACGCTGTCGGCCGGCCTCTCCCGAGGCCACCGCGCAAGCGTGGTCGCCGCGCTCGGATGCACCCTCGGCATCGTTCCGCACGCGGTGGCGACGGTCACCGGTCTCGCGGCCCTGCTGCGGACGAGCGCGCCGGCGTTCCAGGTCCTGAAATATCTAGGCGTGGCCTATCTCCTCTACATGGCGTGGGCCACGCTCAAGGACAAGGGCGCAGCCGTCGTGAAGAACCAGGAGGCCGTTCCCCGCCCGGCGGGGAGGGTGATCCTCTCCGGCGTCCTGATCAACGTCCTCAACCCGAAGCTGACCGTCTTCTTCCTCGCGTTCCTGCCGCAGTTCGTGAGCGCCGGCGAGCCGGGCTCCCCGCTGCGGATGGTGGAGCTGAGCGCCGTCTTCATGCTGATCACGTTCGTCGTCTTCGCCGCTTACGGCATCTTCGCCGCCTCGGTGCGGGACCACGTGACCGCACGGCCCCGGGTGATGATCTGGATGGGCCGGGTCTTCGCCGGCTCCTTCGTCGCGCTCGGCGCCAGACTCGCTTTCGCCGATCAGTAG
- a CDS encoding B3/B4 domain-containing protein encodes MYFQHSGEIWAEYPELVAGAVFATGITGEASAGPRIAEFGAVAGARLAAGPESEFPEIQAWRRAFSRMGLKPTQYRCAAESLLRRFKKERVLPRIHPLIDLCNAVSLAFAIPVGVFDATRIAGSLEVRHASGEESYLTFSGETENPEAREVIFADAAGRAHARRWTNRQSGYSAVRDTTTTVLIIAEAMHGSAAADVRELTSVLADELNGIWRAVPESAVLSRSSPRFEFSTSTS; translated from the coding sequence ATGTACTTCCAGCATTCGGGTGAGATCTGGGCGGAGTATCCGGAGCTCGTCGCCGGTGCCGTCTTTGCCACGGGCATCACCGGGGAGGCTTCCGCCGGCCCTCGGATCGCCGAGTTCGGCGCCGTCGCCGGAGCGCGGCTCGCCGCGGGCCCGGAGAGCGAGTTCCCCGAGATCCAGGCGTGGCGGAGGGCCTTCTCCAGGATGGGCCTCAAGCCCACCCAGTATCGATGCGCCGCGGAGTCGCTGCTGCGGCGCTTCAAGAAGGAGCGGGTCCTCCCGCGGATCCACCCCCTGATAGACCTGTGCAACGCGGTCTCGCTCGCGTTCGCGATCCCGGTGGGCGTCTTCGACGCCACCAGGATCGCCGGGAGCCTCGAAGTCCGGCACGCGAGCGGGGAGGAGAGCTACCTGACCTTCTCGGGTGAGACGGAGAACCCCGAAGCGCGCGAAGTGATCTTCGCCGACGCCGCCGGGCGGGCCCACGCCCGGCGGTGGACGAACCGGCAGAGCGGCTACTCGGCCGTCCGGGACACGACGACCACGGTCTTGATCATCGCGGAGGCGATGCACGGTTCGGCGGCCGCGGACGTCCGGGAACTCACGTCCGTGCTCGCGGACGAGCTGAACGGCATCTGGCGGGCCGTACCGGAGAGCGCGGTGCTGAGCCGGTCCTCGCCGCGGTTCGAGTTCTCGACCAGTACGTCCTGA
- a CDS encoding SDR family NAD(P)-dependent oxidoreductase, translating to MTWDVHRPPPAEGKNYLVTGGNAGIGYFVAEQLARTGATVVLGSRDTARAGAAMASIRSRVPGAHVRHLRLDLADLSSLRASVDALELDGLDAVVHNAGVMLDRPPRRETKEGNELMFGTNHLGHFALTWWLAPLLSAVRGSRVVTTGSFVGKSVDLDLDDLQSTHDYRPKRAYARSKLAQMLFGLELDRRLRAAGGATLSVVTHPGGAIDSLTPSRPPVRVRTVGERLRGLPAGVLLQGKEAAAWPAVRAVLDPSVRGGGLWGPRVFGIRGAPRLEPVRGHLADTELAARLWAASCDLTGVDPGSAPW from the coding sequence ATGACGTGGGACGTCCACCGGCCGCCACCTGCCGAGGGCAAGAACTACCTGGTCACCGGCGGCAACGCGGGTATCGGGTATTTCGTCGCCGAGCAGCTCGCCCGCACCGGAGCCACCGTCGTTCTCGGCAGCCGGGACACGGCGAGGGCCGGAGCCGCGATGGCCTCGATCCGTTCGCGCGTCCCCGGCGCGCACGTGCGCCATCTCCGGCTGGACCTCGCCGACCTCTCTTCGCTCAGAGCCTCCGTGGACGCGCTGGAGCTGGACGGTCTCGACGCGGTGGTCCACAACGCCGGCGTGATGCTCGACCGGCCGCCGCGCCGCGAGACCAAGGAGGGCAACGAGCTGATGTTCGGGACCAACCACCTCGGGCATTTCGCGCTGACCTGGTGGCTGGCACCCCTGCTCTCGGCCGTGCGCGGGAGCCGTGTCGTCACCACCGGCAGCTTCGTGGGCAAGTCCGTGGACCTGGACCTCGACGACCTCCAGAGCACACACGACTACCGGCCGAAGCGTGCCTACGCCCGGTCGAAACTGGCGCAGATGCTCTTCGGCCTCGAACTCGACCGCCGCCTGCGCGCCGCCGGCGGCGCCACGCTGAGCGTGGTGACCCATCCCGGCGGCGCGATCGACTCCCTCACCCCCTCGCGTCCGCCGGTGCGTGTCCGGACCGTCGGCGAACGGCTGCGCGGCCTGCCTGCCGGCGTTCTCCTCCAGGGCAAGGAGGCCGCCGCGTGGCCTGCCGTCCGGGCGGTCCTCGACCCGTCCGTCCGCGGCGGCGGGCTCTGGGGACCCCGGGTGTTCGGGATCCGCGGCGCGCCCAGGCTCGAACCCGTCCGAGGCCACCTGGCCGACACCGAGCTCGCGGCGCGGCTGTGGGCCGCCAGCTGTGACCTGACCGGTGTGGATCCCGGCTCCGCCCCCTGGTAA
- a CDS encoding MFS transporter, whose amino-acid sequence MATTATARPTGAPSTRRMWAILGLVLLADALDMIDSTVTNVAAPTITAELHGGEGLIKWLGSAYMLAMGVLLVVGGRLGDKYGQRTMFLTGMAGFTIASAVAGLSPDPALLVVARGAQGAFGALMIPQGMAIMTKTFSRDMLTKAFGLFGPLLGVASVGGPILAGFIIDADLFGLSWRPIFLINLVLGALGLIMAVKLLPHDGGDPSTVVDGLGSGLLAATMFGLLFGLVEGSTSGWTAVPVLSILLGLVFLAAFAHRQSTAADPLLKPSLLRNRGFSSGLLVGLIVFAATTGLVYVLSLFMQEGLRASAREASLGLLPLTLGIIIAAGACMALIKKMGRNLVFVGLSVILAGCGWALVLVVGSGTDLSLAALAPAVFLTGLGMGACYGTVFDVALGDIDPGEAGSASGSLSAVQQLAAGIGSAAVTSVFFQSAASGLGHAMKISLIVVLAGTAVTVPAVILMPRRAPEESQH is encoded by the coding sequence ATGGCAACCACGGCAACGGCCCGTCCGACGGGCGCCCCCTCCACCCGGCGCATGTGGGCGATCCTGGGGCTGGTGCTGCTCGCCGACGCCCTCGACATGATCGACTCCACGGTCACCAACGTCGCCGCGCCCACCATCACCGCCGAGCTGCACGGCGGCGAGGGCTTGATCAAATGGCTGGGGTCGGCCTACATGCTCGCGATGGGCGTCCTGCTCGTGGTCGGCGGCCGGCTTGGGGACAAGTACGGCCAGCGCACGATGTTCCTCACCGGCATGGCCGGTTTCACGATCGCCTCGGCGGTGGCGGGGCTCTCGCCCGACCCCGCGCTTCTGGTGGTCGCCCGCGGCGCGCAGGGCGCGTTCGGCGCGCTGATGATCCCGCAGGGGATGGCGATCATGACCAAGACGTTCTCGCGTGACATGCTCACCAAGGCGTTCGGGCTGTTCGGCCCCCTGCTCGGCGTCGCCTCGGTCGGCGGCCCGATCCTGGCCGGGTTCATCATCGACGCCGACCTGTTCGGCCTGTCCTGGCGGCCGATCTTCCTGATCAACCTCGTGCTCGGCGCGCTCGGTCTCATCATGGCCGTCAAGCTGCTCCCCCACGACGGCGGCGACCCGTCCACCGTCGTGGACGGGCTGGGCTCCGGGCTGCTCGCCGCCACCATGTTCGGTCTGCTGTTCGGGCTGGTCGAAGGCTCGACCAGCGGCTGGACCGCCGTCCCCGTCCTCTCGATCCTCCTCGGCCTGGTGTTCCTCGCCGCCTTCGCCCACCGCCAGAGCACCGCCGCCGACCCGCTGCTCAAGCCGTCCCTGCTGCGCAACCGCGGCTTCAGCTCCGGCCTGCTGGTCGGCCTGATCGTCTTCGCCGCCACCACCGGGCTGGTCTACGTGCTCTCCCTGTTCATGCAGGAAGGGCTGCGCGCCTCGGCGCGGGAGGCGTCCCTGGGCCTGCTGCCGCTGACCCTGGGCATCATCATCGCCGCGGGAGCGTGCATGGCGCTGATCAAGAAGATGGGCCGCAACCTCGTCTTCGTCGGCCTGTCCGTCATCCTGGCCGGCTGCGGCTGGGCGCTCGTCCTGGTCGTCGGCTCCGGCACCGACCTCAGCCTGGCGGCCCTCGCCCCCGCCGTCTTCCTCACCGGCCTGGGGATGGGCGCCTGCTACGGCACGGTCTTCGATGTCGCCCTGGGCGACATCGACCCCGGCGAGGCCGGAAGCGCCAGCGGCTCACTGTCGGCGGTCCAGCAGCTCGCGGCCGGAATCGGATCGGCGGCCGTCACCTCGGTCTTCTTCCAGTCCGCCGCCTCCGGCCTCGGCCACGCCATGAAGATCAGCCTCATCGTCGTCCTGGCCGGCACCGCCGTCACCGTCCCCGCCGTGATCCTGATGCCCAGGCGAGCGCCGGAAGAATCTCAGCACTGA